The sequence AGGAACACGCGGTGGCCGTCGCGCTGGCCATGCGTGAGCACGGACAGCAGGGCAACGACCTGCTGGCTCGGCTCGCAGCCGACGACCGCCTCCCACTCGGCGCCGACGATCTGGAGGGGTTGCTCGCCGACCGGCTTTCGTTCACGGGCACGGCAGGCGCTCAGGTGGAGGCCGTCGTCGCCAGGGTCTCGGAGATCGTGCGCCGGTTCCCCGAGGCGAAGTCGTACCAGCCGGGCCCGATCCTCTGAAGGCGGCGCACGGCGAACCGGTCAGAGCACGACCGGTTTGCCGTGCGCGGTGGCGCGCACCTCGGTGCCGTCCGGCGCGAGGTTGGTGTAGAGCCCGATGTACACGGCAGGGGTGGCGAGCATGCCGTCGTGGACGGGGATCGCGAGCCTCGGCGACACCGCCCTCAGGTACTCCACGACCTCGGCGGCTTTCAGCCACGGCGCGGCTGTGGGCAGCGCGAGCACCTCGATCCGGTGCTCGGGTACGAAGAAGGCGTCGCCGGGGTGGTAGAACGCGCCGCCGTCGATCACGTAGCCGACGTTGGGGATCACGGGGATGTCGGCGTGGATCGTCGCGTGCTGGCCGCCGACGACGTCGATCCGGGTCCCTCCGAGGTCGAACGTGTC comes from Saccharomonospora xinjiangensis XJ-54 and encodes:
- a CDS encoding MBL fold metallo-hydrolase; translation: MKLVRYGHSCVLVETAQARLLFDPGAFSTGFESLRDLDAVLITHQHYDHIDTEKLPALLAANPGARLIVDPGTTKTIENLDIPVTTAHPGDTFDLGGTRIDVVGGQHATIHADIPVIPNVGYVIDGGAFYHPGDAFFVPEHRIEVLALPTAAPWLKAAEVVEYLRAVSPRLAIPVHDGMLATPAVYIGLYTNLAPDGTEVRATAHGKPVVL